In Primulina huaijiensis isolate GDHJ02 chromosome 4, ASM1229523v2, whole genome shotgun sequence, the DNA window CTGCAAACACAGAAGCATGTTTAATATATAATCATGTGAAGCAATGCCGATGGTGGAAAATTCTTTGCTGAACCGGACCTGGCCATAGGTATGGACGTCGTGTAGATCATATCCCCTTTGTTTGATATACTCTGAAAATTCAGCAGATGGGGTTCCGGCATTCCTGCAGTAATCGCTTATCAGGATTATGCCTCCTGGCTTCAACCACTTGTAGAATGATCTGAATAGTGCAGGTTTGTCCTGAAAATAAAGCCGTAGTTTGCATATTAACCAATCATAGGATGTTTTTTATTTCCAAGTCCTTTTACCCATTAAGGAAAACGGAAAGCTAAATCTCCATCTGTGGTTTGTGATTCAAAATACTAAGGATTTTACAACTCTTCTAAGATGCTGACAGATTAAGCTTCAAAAGAATTTTCTGACAAGGAATTTTCAATGCAACAGAACAATTTAGaggatttaaaaaagaaaaggatagagtaaaatatgataaatcgAAAGAAAGAGCTTGAGGGAATTTAAAAGTTGGAAATTAACTTGGATATGTAGGATTGTGTCCCGACTGTAGATAACATCAAAAGTACCATCAGGATAATCTTTCTTCGTGCAGTCAGCAACCTCGAATTCGACAGCGCAGTTGAGACCAATTGCGCGTTCAAAAGCAAAAGAAATCATATTGATGGACAGATCAATGCCAACAACATGAACATCATACTTTTCAGCCATGTAGAAATCGCCTCCTCCAATGCCACATCCCACATCAAGGACTTTCTGGCCAGGCTGAAGATTAAGTTTATCAACAAACTCCCGCGTTGTGTCTGCACAACAAGAATACAAGTAAATCCAAGAACATGAATGAATGTAAATTGATAATTTAGCCAGAAGCTCGACAAATACTCATGTTAACATACCAATGCCTCCGGTGCTAACAAATCCCGGTCCAAAGACACGCTCGTAACGCAATATGCCACTTGATTTATACTGGACGGTATCCAAGAACTTCTGGAATCCCCTGTCATTGTCTGAGGGAACCTTTTGCCAAAGCCAGCAAATCTAGAAAACACAAATACATTCCGTACGTCATACATGAATTTGGtttcttttcataattttttctaGCACCCTAATAGATATTACCTGATTCTGATTCTTTTTGTTTCTTACATATGCTCCGATGCATTTGAAACCAATAAGATCAAGTTCATATGAGTATCCAGAATCGTCAGATACATTGCATTTTTTAAACAGCTGCGAATTCCAAATTGTAGAATCAAATTAGTTACTTGGTTATCGAATAAACAGAAACAAGCACATATTGTTTTCATATtagaatttttaatataaagttAGTAAGAATAGGCGTTCAACTCAGGATATGCACTTCGTTAGAAACTTCAAAGTATGAAGCAAAAAGGTTTATGCCTTAGAAGGTAACCTCAGTGTAAAACCGTGGTTCACGGTAGTGAGTCGGGTTATTCTTTCGCTTGTGATCTCCAGATTGATGGAAACATGATTCTCTGAAAAATATGTGGCCACCCACTTTTAACCATTTGATCATCCTCTCAGCAAGATTCTCAAcctacaaaacaaaaaatttctcTTCCTGAGCCATCAATTAGCCTAAAAAATCTCAATAGAGACACGAAGATTGTGTGGCCTTAAGAAGCAAatcaattaaattcaaatgaaaTGATGTTTCAGAATTTCACCTCTTCATCCGAGAGATACATCAACAGCCAATTTGTAAATATCAGGTCTAAAGATCCTTCAGGAAACTTCAAATCTGGGGATGTCACGTCAGCACACATAAACTTGGCATTTTTATGGTGCCCGTTGAGTGTTTCATTCTGCAAACCATAAAATCAAGGGTATCATTCATACAACTTCCAGGTAGTTATACTTaactatttgaaatttgaatatataaatttcaTGGAACCTTCTTGATTGCACTTTCGATGAAGTCGAGAGCCACAAGTTCACCAGCCCTTTTAGCTAATTCACCGGTGAATCGGCCAATACCAGCTCCCAGTTCTAGAACTGACTTTCCATCAAATGGTGGGAGCAGAGACAGCACCTGTGAAGATGTATGAGAAAAACGAGTGGTAGAAACAAAGATTTAGTATAACAACTTAGTTTATCATCGTCCGATTGTATGATTAATATGGCCACACAATTTCCGAATTCACATCCAGAAGTTTAATGGACCGATGTGAAAAACCAGGCCTGAACACGATTATAAAAGGGAACATCTGTAACATAATTTCCAATCAGAATAAATTCCATACATTttacatttgaaattttttttttatgatccaTTCATTGTTCTTTGCACAAATCTACTTATTACAGAGAGGACATTTACTCCAAGAAGCAGACATTTTTCATAGTAAAAGATTGAGCTCATAGCTCTCATAACTAgctttgatttttaaattttcactgaataaaccataaaaaaaaaaaaaaaaaaatgaggaCGAAGTAANGCATCAATCAAATCTTGACTAAATCCACTATTGTGCACTGTTTACAATTATACCAGAAAAAGCCCTTTGATTTTGATGTAAAACCACGTATTAACAAGCGACTAAATCGAAACTTTAATCTGATAAAAATGAAAAGGTCACATCTTTTATGCTACATCACAAAACCCATAATGAATATCAAGTTTttcgaacaaaataattcatGTTCATCATcccatatataaatatattaccTCAGGCCTCTCTTCCTTATCCAGATCAGAGGCTTTAGAATCAAGCATCATCGATTCCACAGTCAAGTCCGCCGTATGTTCAATCCAGTAACTCTTTTGAACCTCACGCTCTGGCTCTGTATACGACATACCACATATATttaataacaacaacaataacaaGAAACATTTGTTCTTATCCAGCATTTTACAGTAAGATGTATtcaaaatccataaatcttaaATCTTGTGAACCTTGAACGGCTGCCATAGTGAAAAGTACGATCAATCACTGAACACAATGAACGGAAAAAAGAAACGTTTTCTCGAGAAATGGGTCGCAAAgaaatatgatatatgataatgTACGCTGCCTCGCGTCGATAAATCCGATTAAACAAGATCAGAAACCTTCAATGGCGATTCGGGATCTTGAAAATGTCCTGGATCTTCGGTTATTATGCCTCCCCTTTTGCTGCATTCGCTGTAAGTTTTATCtatatctatttataggcaaaaaaCACCGCAAAATATCCAAAGATATAAGGTGTACTGCGAGACAATGGTGGCCGAATACTCCGTTCTTGGGGTGCAATTATAGATGGTGAAGCGGGGAGAGGACAGTGCAGATCGTGAATCTGGTTGAACCAATAATGGAGCAATCCCACGAGGGACCACTGAAGATTCCTTGCTATTCTATTGACTGTTTGTCTGATTGTTTACGTAGGatctattatattattatttattgaaattatctttatttttgaatattaattgttaattgctattaaaattttattagcaagtcgaattaaaaaaaataccatatAGATTCTGTtgaaagatttaattttgttttaaggATTAGTAGTACTTTTTCGTTTTACCAAATACTATAATGATtgataattatgtaattaaaatattttaaattgttagtACACAATTATTCCATATTAACAATCATTTTTCGATACTTGTACGGAAACTTCGACCGTGCGGTGAGGGTATCCGAAAACCTATTCGGCTTCTTCCATTCAAAAAATTCATTGTAGGAGAATGACCGAGATTTGATCACGCATGATTTTTAACGTAGTGTCCACATTTTTATGCCAGTCTTGTATGAAATTGGCTAATTACACTACttataatcaattaaaattaaatatatgatattattttaattattactcgttgttttatcaaaaaatatataaaaataataattatgcaAACCAAAGGGACACATAAATAGAATATACACTGATATGATATGGAGAGGGGTTTTAGAAAGCAAAAGAACTATTATAAATGATTGCAAATGATTTGATATATTCGAAAGGTTCAATAATACTTGTacgaaatatattttattatttgataaaattagtaggtctcttgtgagacgatctcacaaatatttatctgtgagatgagtcaaccttatcgatattcacaataaaaagtaatattcttatcataaaaagtaatattttttcattgataacccaaataaaagatctggctcacaaaatacgacacgtgtgaccgtctcacacaagtttttgctagataaaatttgatgaaattatttttaaaaaaatatgatttcatGCAtcgattattttatataaaataatattttttagtgCATGAAGCATGAAGAACGTAATTTATTATG includes these proteins:
- the LOC140975638 gene encoding phosphoethanolamine N-methyltransferase 1-like isoform X2 → MAAVQEPEREVQKSYWIEHTADLTVESMMLDSKASDLDKEERPEVLSLLPPFDGKSVLELGAGIGRFTGELAKRAGELVALDFIESAIKKNETLNGHHKNAKFMCADVTSPDLKFPEGSLDLIFTNWLLMYLSDEEVENLAERMIKWLKVGGHIFFRESCFHQSGDHKRKNNPTHYREPRFYTELFKKCNVSDDSGYSYELDLIGFKCIGAYVRNKKNQNQICWLWQKVPSDNDRGFQKFLDTVQYKSSGILRYERVFGPGFVSTGGIDTTREFVDKLNLQPGQKVLDVGCGIGGGDFYMAEKYDVHVVGIDLSINMISFAFERAIGLNCAVEFEVADCTKKDYPDGTFDVIYSRDTILHIQDKPALFRSFYKWLKPGGIILISDYCRNAGTPSAEFSEYIKQRGYDLHDVHTYGQMLRDAGFDEVAAEDRTDQFIKVLEKELRTIEKDKETFIHDFSEQDYNDIVGGWKAKLVRSTSGEQRWGLFIAKKK
- the LOC140975638 gene encoding phosphoethanolamine N-methyltransferase 1-like isoform X1, which encodes MQQKGRHNNRRSRTFSRSRIAIEEPEREVQKSYWIEHTADLTVESMMLDSKASDLDKEERPEVLSLLPPFDGKSVLELGAGIGRFTGELAKRAGELVALDFIESAIKKNETLNGHHKNAKFMCADVTSPDLKFPEGSLDLIFTNWLLMYLSDEEVENLAERMIKWLKVGGHIFFRESCFHQSGDHKRKNNPTHYREPRFYTELFKKCNVSDDSGYSYELDLIGFKCIGAYVRNKKNQNQICWLWQKVPSDNDRGFQKFLDTVQYKSSGILRYERVFGPGFVSTGGIDTTREFVDKLNLQPGQKVLDVGCGIGGGDFYMAEKYDVHVVGIDLSINMISFAFERAIGLNCAVEFEVADCTKKDYPDGTFDVIYSRDTILHIQDKPALFRSFYKWLKPGGIILISDYCRNAGTPSAEFSEYIKQRGYDLHDVHTYGQMLRDAGFDEVAAEDRTDQFIKVLEKELRTIEKDKETFIHDFSEQDYNDIVGGWKAKLVRSTSGEQRWGLFIAKKK